Genomic segment of Candoia aspera isolate rCanAsp1 chromosome 2, rCanAsp1.hap2, whole genome shotgun sequence:
caagcccagcatgtcgcattatgtgttctgcatacaagttgaatgggtagggtgagtatccagccctgccgtactcctttcccaatcttaaaccagtccgttgttccgtggtctgttcttactgttcctacttggttgttatacagattcttcaggaggcatacaagatgacttggtatccccataccgctaagaacttgccacaattcgttatggtccacacagtcaaaggctttagaatagtcaataaaacagaaatagatgtttttctgaaactccctggctttttccattatccagcggatattggcaatttggtccctagctcctctgccttttctaaacccagcttgtacatctggcaattctcgctccatgaattgctgaagtctaccttgcaggatcttgagcattaccttactggcatgtgaaatgagtgccactgttcgatagtttgaacattctttagtgtttcccttttttggtatggggatataagttgatgttttccagtctgatggccattcttgtgttttccaaatttgctggcatatagcatgcattaccttgacagcatcatcttgcaagattttgaacagttcagctgggatgccatcgtctcctgctgccttgttattagcgatgcttcttaaggcccattcaacctcactcttcaggatgtctggctctagctcactgaccacaccgtcaaagctatccccgatattgttatccttcctatacaggtcttctgtatattcttgccaccttttcttgatctcttcttcttctgttaggtccttgccatctttgtttttgatcatacccatttttgcctggaatttacctccaatgtttctaattttctggaagaggtctcttgtccttcctattctattgtcttcttccacttccgcgcattgcttgtttaaaaataattccttatcttttctggctaacctctggaattttgcatttaattgggcatatctccccctatcgctgttgccttttgctttccttctttcttgggctacttctagtgtctcagcagacagccactttgccttcttggttttctctttctttgggatgtattttgttgccgcctcctgaacaatgttgcgaacttctgtccagagttcttccgggaccctatctactaagtccagtcccttaaatcgattcttcacctccactgcatattccttaggaatattagtgagctcatttctagctgatctgtgggtcttccctaatctctttagtctgatcctaaattgtgcaataagaagttcgtgatctgaactacagtcagctccaggtcttgtttttaccgactgtatagatgtccgccacctttggctgcaaaggatgtagtcaatctgatttcggtgttgtccgtctggtgatgtccatgtataaagccatctcttaggttgctggaagagagtgtttgttatgcagagtgagttgtcttggcaaaattctatcagcctatgtcctgcttcgttttgttctcccaggccatgcttacctgtaattccaggtgtcatttgactgcccaccttagcattccagtctcctgtgatgaaaataacatctcttttaggcgtgttgtccagtaggtgctgcagatcctcatagaactgctctacttcagcttcttcagtatctgtggttggggcatatatttggatcactgtgatgttagatggcttgccctgaattcgaattgagatcattctgtcattttttggattgtatccaagcactgctttagccactttactattaattatgaaggctactccatttcttctgtggtcctcttgtccacagtagtagatatggtggtcatttgatgtgaagtggcccattccagtccatttcagttcactgacgcccaaaatgtctatctttaatcttgacatctcaccgataaccacatccaatttgccctggctcatagttcttacattctaggttccaatggtgtgttgatccttagaacattggattcgccgttcaccaccagcaccgtcgcctgctagctgtcctttcggctttgagctagctgtgtcatcacgtctggggctagttgaactcatcctctgttcctccccagtagcattttgaccatcttccgacctgggggtctcatcttctgatggtataccgacatatctctggttgtactgatccatttagttttcatggcaagaatactggggtgggttgccattaccttccccagggatcgcatttaatctgacctctctgtcatgaccttcccgtcttgggtggcccttcacggtttagctcatggcatcattgaggtgctcaagctccagcaccgtggcaaggtaatgatcctttgctgcaTAGTCCcaaaaaatcatatattttcaaaatgtttaaaatcaaatttacactGTTGTCTTTTAAGGAGGCGAAGACTCACCGGatgaatacagtaaaaccttgccAGTCCGAAGGGTCTTAATCTCTCCAATAtacaagaagtaaaaaaaataatccgTAGAAGTGATTAAGATAAAAGGCTTGGTCAAGCTTAATGTCCATAAGGCTGCTTTGCGAGTGTGAGACTGATGCAGTCCCAACTCCCAGCCACTTCGCTCATAAGCTGACAGTAAAACGGCAGTTTCTGTGGTCTTCTTACAAGTAGCAGCTGTCCGGAGTCACATCTCAACAATCTCTCCTttgttccagattttttttctctttacttcACTTTCTTGCCTGTATCTATATCAACTTTGCTTATATCTGTAGAGAACAATTCCAAAAATGTATGGAATGAGGCAGAAGAGAGCCCTACATCTTTTGCATGGTTTTTACTTATGGAAGCCCCTTTTATCAGAGGAATCCAATAAAGAGAGATAATTCATCTTGATTTCTGAGCCTTAAATGTCATCTTTGCCTACATAGGTAGTCTTTGGCTtatgtccatttgttcagtgaacgttcaaagttacagctgtGCTGAAAAATGGACTTATGGCTGGCCCTTGAAAttctgaccattgcagtgtccccacagtaaCGTGATTGCAATCCAGATGCTTGGGTGTCTGGCTTGCGATTACAACATCACAGTGACCcatgtcacgtgattgccatttgcgaccttccctgccagcttcccacaagcaaagttaatgaggccggtagggaaggtcgcaagtcacccCAGTAAgttgctcctgctgctttttgtCCTGAGGAGCCCactatggagtacgagatcccagggatctcatatTCTGTAGCATCTCCCACCTGCACTCTATCATGTGCACCCACCCGCAGCACCTCCCTGCCCTCCTGCAGCATCCGCCAGCCCTCCCACAGACTCCACCGACCTGTCCGAGGCCTCCACCAGCGTTCCCACAGCCCCTACCAACCTGCCCGTGCTCCTTAGTGTCCGCAGCACCCACACATCCCTCtcgcactccttacctgggactcccacctcttcccacctAACGATCCACGCATcctggggttatgatggcaatcaggactgctgggattgccattgttaaatgatgtggtcatgtgatgtcatgctttacaacagcattgcttagtgaaggcaatcccagtcccaattgccatcgtaacccgagggctacctgtatgagGCTTATATATTGAAGAGTTACAAGTGCTTCAGAATatgatttttattacattatttagtAATACTAGCACTATTAAAGGTAGtgctcatttagtgaccacagttgggactggcaactccattatTAAGCAAAAtgtttgctaagtgaaactgcaactgtgcttatgatcttacttcagctttcctttgctttacagacctgtgaaggtcataaatgagaggattggtcgtaaagttactttttcatcatcgtcGTAACTATGAATGGTCACTAAAAAGCATTCACTAAATGAGGTCTATCTGTACACAGATTTTATATAACTACAGAGCTTAGCTCAAAATCCTGCCTCTTTTGTGCATATTGAAACAAGACTCCTCtcctattcttttttatttgaagTGGTTGAAACAAAACAGCCTTTATTATAATTTGGAGAGATCTTTCTGCAGCATGGTGAAGTATAACTTGGGGGAGAAAGATGCTGAACCTTGatgccatttcttttttcagGCTGTTGACTTTGTgcatgacattttattttttgcagggaAAGTACAGTTTAAGTTTTGCTCCCCAGTTTGAAATTGTAGCTAGAAACATTTGTTTTATGtttgaatataatacttttgcTTTTCTCTCTAATGAGTTTTCATTTGCAGATACAAGCCTCCAACTACAGAAAACAACCCTACCTTGGAAGATCCCACACCAGATTATATGAATCTGCTAGGAATGATTTTCAGTATGTGTGGCTTAATGCTGAAAGTGAGTATTAGAATACCCAGCTTTTGACTGAAAGACATCAAGAGCTCTAGCTGAACAAATCAAGTAAAATGTTATACTACTTGCATATTACTATATAACTACTGAATTGCTATTGGATGGTATAATCCTACCATTCTGCAATAAGAACTGGATGATTCTTCATAAGCTCCAGTTTTCCTTCTTCCCTGGGTTGAATTGGATTAACTGCACAATGTATCTCAGTTTAGACATTTCCCTTTCAACCCCCAAAGGCTGACCAGTTACTATTTAACTCTTGGCAGTGAATTAATAGCTTAATGTTTCAATTCATATTAATGGAGTTTATTTTTAGTAGTTTGAGTGAAGCTAACATAGGCTGTTGAAGGTGTATTAATATAAATGATTCCAGAAGAAATCAAGACTGCCTCTAAAGGCTGTGTAAGTATTATGGAACATTATAGATGACAGAATAGTTAAAATGAAGTTCCTTTCATTGGATGAATGGTTCACTATATATCCATGCCACAGGCAGTATATAAAGGTGTATCCTATACTAGGATGCCTTTCATTAATTTCAGTTTGATTCTGCCTAAGGGATCTAAATTGTACCTAGAGGATAACATCACTTCTCTTCTAAGTAAAAGCGATAATAATACCCATCAACTGGTAATAGTCCCATCATATATAAACATCTTTGAAAATATGTCAGTTACTTTACAACAACTCATATTATTCAGATCTCAATTCTAGATTAAAACATCTAAGAGTTTAATTATAACAGATCTCTGATAGCATTAAGAGACAGATACTCTAATAGTAATTCAGCTGTGTGCTCTGAATGGATGGCTTGTATGAAATAACAATTAGTTATATAACTTAGAAGCCATCATCAGGTTAGTATATATAGAAGTGCAACTTAATTATGAGATGTGTATAAGCTTTACTCAGTGCCATTTATTTGATCCTCAGTCATCACCATCTTTTTACGGATGGCCAAGGCTTTATTCAAATAAGAATAGTCTACACCTACAGTGTCAAATCTTTTAACTGGtgctaaaataatctaaaaaaagagaaagctttgCATGAGTTTCTATTTGGGAATGACAACATACAAAGTTtaggaaaaaatccagaaaaacctACTCTGTAATAACAGTATGTTGAGATCTGTATGGTGGTATTTCACAAATAATAAATCTCTATCTGAATGTGTTAACAAAATGTTGAAGGAATGTTGATGTGTTTTTTCTAATCCTCATAAGTTCTGCAATACTAATTCTCAACATATACATTTTCTTGTTAAGATTATTAAAGCACACAACTTCGTATGTCATATATGTCTCTTTTGAAGTTAGAATTTTCAGTTCATATTTCTCATTGACAACTGAAAAAGTCTGAATTCTTTAATATggctttaattatttatttttaatcatatgTGTTTTATAAGTAACTTGGCCATGAATATGCTTTAGCAATAtttattagtttttaaaactgaagacTGTCCCTGAGTTCCCAGGAAGAACAAAGTGGAATATTTATAAACCCcatgtgggagagatgggcagtgataaagtttgataaataaataaaatattgttaaacGTGAATAACTCTGATACATTTTTGTGACCCCATGAGGCTCTCACCGTATTTTTCTATGGTGTTTGCAGCTAAAGTGGTGTGCTTGGATTGCTGTCTACTGCTCATTTATCAGCTTTGCCAACTCTAGGAGCTCAGAAGACACCAAACAGATGATGAGCAGTTTCATGTGAGccatattcttttacatctttCAGACTTGTATTGTGTCCTGGTTTCCCATGGTAGTCATTTCTGAGTACATAGGTCTTGCCCTGGAAATTATTTTTCAGGAATGCTAATACCgaagttctcaaaattccaaatatgcccatCAGCCCAAAAAGCTTACTGATTCTTGTCTTTCATTTGATTTGAGTAGCTTTCCAGCTGATGGGGACCCCCTCTGTTCAAAATAAAAGCTGTTTCACCTCTCATCAAAATGAAGCCTTGATGGCTCCATGATAGATTGATAACTGAAGTTGCCTTCTCTTCCTTGTGTTGGCCTTTCTGCTGAGTTTATACTCCTGGAAGAGCAGTGTGGTACATCACCACTGACAAGAAAAGTTGCCAAATAATGGAATCTAGAAAACTAGCTTTTGTGGTAAATTTTTATTAGCTTCTTTTGCCTGAGCATCTCCATTTTGCCTCTTTACCTCTTAACGTGTATGCAAGGGATCCAGGTAAACCTGCCTCATTGTCCACCCTTTCAAAGGCTCCTTGGAATTGAGATAGATGTTATATTTACAGAATAGAAGAGATGTTACTTTAAGAAGCAGGCACTATTGAAAGGGAGCAGCAACTTCTACCTCACTGTAAGTAAGGACTCTAGAAAAATGGATCTGGAGTCCATCAGTGGAGAGGCAAAAGCAGTGATAGCATATTCCTTTGACTCATTCTGGACATTCACACTTTACATGTGGAAGCAAACATCCTAGGATTAAAAGTCACACAAGCTTCAAGTCACCTCAGTGATCTGATCTTCACAGGGTTTCATGTTTACATCTGCCATGAGGAAATGCCTGTAAATATCAATCCCTTTGAACCTTTATCACCTGGGAGACTTGAGTGGGGTGGGGCTCCCCTCTGCTTGCATGATGAATTTAAACTCTTTTTG
This window contains:
- the WDR83OS gene encoding PAT complex subunit Asterix, with protein sequence MSSNSMADPRRPNRILRYKPPTTENNPTLEDPTPDYMNLLGMIFSMCGLMLKLKWCAWIAVYCSFISFANSRSSEDTKQMMSSFMLSISAVVMSYLQNPQPMSPPW